Proteins encoded together in one Candidatus Sulfotelmatobacter sp. window:
- a CDS encoding acetate--CoA ligase family protein, whose amino-acid sequence MLLERTSRDQAAVRAVLDRVKAEKRDALSAPEAKTVADAYGIPVPQEGLATSPDEAAKLAEKLGFPVVLKIVSPDILHKTEAGGVLVGVADAAAARAGYETIVANAKKYKADATITGVQVQQMLPTGAQEVIVGAVTDPSFGKLVAFGLGGVLVEVLKDVTFRLAPATREDALSMLDGIQAAQMLTGVRGSEPVDRETLANIIESVSQLVTDFPEISEVDLNPVFATAKGATAVDVRILVDFNPAPPRYRPSQDEIVTAMNRIMRPDAVAVIGASGEDGKIGNSVMKNLINGGYQGKIYPINPKADEILGLKAYKSVKDIPGEVDVAIFAIPAQFVAAALTEVGEKKIPGAVLIPSGFAETGNVEGQLEIQAIGRKYNVRLMGPNIYGFYYTPKNLCATFCTAYDVKGHVALSSQSGGVGMAIVGFSRSAKMGVSAIVGLGNKSDIDEDDLLTFFEQDDATQAIAMHMEDLKDGRSFADVAKRVSKKKPVIVLKAGRTSLGARAASSHTGALAGNDKVYDDVLRQSGVIRARGLNEMLAFARAVPILPTPKGENVVIITGAGGSGVLLSDSCVDAGLSLMKFPDDLDEAFKKFIPPFGASGNPVDITGGEPPKTYQNTVRLGLEDDRIHALILGYWHTIVTPPMVFAKVITEVVEELRAKGINKPVVASLAGDVEVEEASEYLFDHGIPAYPYNCETPVLALGAKYKWARGAGLL is encoded by the coding sequence ATGCTGCTCGAGCGCACCTCGCGCGACCAAGCTGCGGTTCGCGCTGTTCTCGATCGCGTCAAAGCCGAGAAGCGCGATGCGCTCTCGGCCCCCGAAGCGAAGACCGTCGCCGACGCGTACGGCATCCCCGTCCCGCAGGAAGGGCTCGCGACCTCGCCCGACGAGGCCGCGAAGCTGGCCGAGAAGCTCGGCTTTCCGGTCGTCCTGAAGATCGTCTCGCCCGACATCCTGCACAAGACCGAGGCGGGCGGCGTGCTGGTCGGCGTCGCCGACGCGGCGGCCGCGCGCGCCGGCTACGAGACGATCGTCGCCAACGCCAAGAAGTACAAGGCCGACGCGACGATCACCGGCGTGCAGGTGCAGCAGATGCTGCCGACCGGCGCGCAAGAAGTGATCGTCGGCGCCGTCACCGATCCCAGCTTCGGTAAGCTGGTCGCCTTCGGGCTGGGCGGCGTGCTGGTCGAGGTCCTCAAGGACGTCACCTTCCGGCTCGCGCCGGCCACCCGGGAGGACGCGCTCTCGATGCTCGACGGCATCCAAGCGGCGCAGATGCTGACCGGCGTGCGCGGCTCCGAGCCCGTCGACCGCGAGACGCTGGCGAACATCATCGAAAGCGTCTCACAGCTCGTCACCGACTTCCCCGAGATCAGCGAGGTCGACCTCAACCCGGTCTTCGCGACGGCCAAGGGCGCGACCGCGGTCGACGTGCGCATCCTGGTCGACTTCAACCCGGCACCGCCCCGCTATCGGCCCAGCCAAGACGAGATCGTCACCGCGATGAACCGCATCATGCGGCCGGACGCGGTCGCGGTGATCGGCGCGTCGGGGGAAGACGGCAAGATCGGCAACTCGGTGATGAAGAACCTCATCAACGGGGGCTATCAGGGCAAGATCTATCCGATCAACCCCAAAGCCGACGAGATCCTCGGCCTCAAGGCGTACAAGTCCGTCAAGGACATCCCGGGCGAGGTCGACGTCGCGATCTTCGCGATCCCGGCGCAGTTCGTCGCCGCCGCGCTGACCGAAGTCGGCGAGAAGAAGATCCCCGGCGCGGTGCTGATTCCCTCGGGTTTCGCCGAGACCGGCAACGTCGAAGGTCAGCTCGAGATCCAGGCCATCGGGCGCAAGTACAACGTGCGCTTGATGGGCCCCAACATCTACGGCTTCTACTACACGCCCAAGAACCTGTGCGCGACCTTCTGCACCGCGTACGACGTCAAGGGCCACGTCGCGCTCTCCTCGCAGAGCGGGGGCGTCGGCATGGCGATCGTCGGCTTCAGCCGCTCGGCGAAGATGGGTGTCTCGGCCATCGTCGGCTTGGGCAACAAGTCCGACATCGACGAAGACGACCTGCTGACGTTCTTCGAGCAGGACGACGCGACCCAGGCGATCGCGATGCACATGGAAGACCTCAAGGACGGCCGCTCCTTCGCCGACGTCGCCAAGCGCGTCTCGAAGAAGAAGCCGGTCATCGTCCTCAAGGCCGGCCGCACCTCGCTCGGCGCGCGCGCGGCCAGCTCGCACACCGGCGCGCTGGCCGGCAACGACAAGGTCTACGACGACGTGCTGCGCCAGAGCGGCGTCATCCGCGCCCGCGGCCTCAACGAGATGCTGGCGTTCGCGCGCGCGGTGCCGATCCTGCCGACGCCCAAGGGCGAGAACGTCGTGATCATCACCGGCGCCGGCGGTTCGGGCGTGCTGCTCTCCGACTCGTGCGTCGACGCCGGCCTCTCCCTGATGAAGTTCCCGGACGACCTCGACGAGGCGTTCAAGAAGTTCATCCCGCCGTTCGGCGCGTCGGGCAATCCGGTCGACATCACCGGGGGCGAACCGCCGAAGACGTATCAGAACACGGTCCGCCTCGGCCTCGAGGACGACCGCATTCACGCCCTCATCCTGGGCTACTGGCACACGATCGTGACGCCGCCGATGGTGTTCGCGAAGGTCATCACCGAGGTCGTCGAGGAGCTGCGGGCCAAGGGCATCAACAAGCCCGTCGTCGCTTCGCTGGCCGGCGACGTCGAGGTCGAGGAAGCCTCGGAGTACCTGTTCGACCACGGCATCCCGGCGTATCCGTACAACTGCGAGACGCCGGTCCTGGCGCTGGGCGCCAAGTACAAGTGGGCCCGCGGCGCGGGACTCTTGTAG
- a CDS encoding thiamine pyrophosphate-binding protein: MPKLDAERPADATISGGHLVAKALKNEGIDVIFSLCGGHIIDIYDGCESEGIKIIDVRHEQVAAHAADGYARVSGKPGCAVVTAGPGTTNAVTGVANAFRAESPFLLIGGQGALNQKNMGSLQDLPHVEIMKPITKFASSVVTTERVADMCSMAFREAHNGSFGPAYLEIGRDILDGHVPLKNAVIPQPGHYRASTKSIGDPADVQKLADILAKAQRPAILFGQQTWTCRAGEQARALARTYNIPAFMNGAGRGTFVPGDPHGFQLTRGYAFGKADVIVIVGTPFDFRMSYGKRLKAPTVVQIDMGYQTVGKNRDISLGLVGDVGAILGAVLQAAPSNLKESAKGRQAWIDELRAEEKKLSDERLPKITNDATPIHPLRLGYEINEFLTENTRFIGDGGDVVTCAGGIVQPKGEGLWMDPGPLGTLGVGVSFAMASKFAEPEREVVCLFGDGTFGMTGWDIQTANRFDLPFIGIIGNNSFMNQIRAGQIMKYGKEKGDVGNYLGDVDFEKFAQMFGGYGEAVRDPKEIGPALQRAREAVNSTRKVALINVWIDPNEFAPGTMNQTMYK; the protein is encoded by the coding sequence TTGCCCAAACTCGACGCCGAGCGACCTGCCGATGCGACGATTTCCGGCGGCCATTTGGTCGCCAAAGCGCTGAAGAACGAAGGTATCGACGTCATCTTCTCGCTGTGCGGCGGCCACATCATCGACATCTACGACGGCTGCGAGTCGGAAGGCATCAAGATCATCGACGTGCGCCACGAGCAGGTGGCCGCGCACGCGGCCGACGGCTACGCGCGCGTCAGCGGCAAGCCCGGCTGCGCGGTCGTCACCGCCGGCCCCGGCACGACCAACGCGGTGACCGGTGTCGCCAACGCCTTCCGTGCCGAGAGCCCGTTCCTGCTGATCGGCGGTCAGGGTGCGCTCAATCAGAAGAACATGGGCTCGCTGCAGGATCTGCCGCACGTCGAGATCATGAAGCCGATCACCAAGTTCGCCTCGAGCGTCGTGACGACGGAGCGCGTCGCCGACATGTGCTCGATGGCATTCCGCGAGGCGCACAACGGCTCGTTCGGTCCCGCGTATCTGGAGATCGGCCGCGACATCCTCGACGGGCACGTCCCGCTCAAGAACGCGGTGATCCCGCAGCCCGGCCACTATCGCGCCTCGACCAAGTCGATCGGCGATCCCGCCGACGTGCAGAAGCTGGCCGACATCCTGGCCAAGGCGCAGCGCCCGGCGATCCTGTTCGGGCAGCAGACCTGGACCTGCCGCGCCGGCGAACAAGCGCGCGCCCTGGCCCGCACCTACAACATTCCGGCCTTCATGAACGGCGCCGGCCGCGGCACCTTCGTGCCCGGCGACCCGCACGGCTTCCAGCTCACGCGCGGCTACGCGTTCGGCAAGGCCGACGTCATCGTCATCGTCGGCACGCCGTTCGATTTCCGCATGAGCTACGGCAAGCGCCTCAAGGCGCCGACCGTCGTGCAGATCGACATGGGCTATCAGACCGTCGGCAAGAACCGCGACATCTCGCTGGGGCTGGTCGGCGACGTCGGCGCCATCTTGGGCGCCGTGCTGCAAGCCGCGCCGTCGAACCTCAAGGAGAGCGCGAAGGGGCGCCAGGCCTGGATCGACGAGCTGCGCGCCGAGGAGAAGAAGCTCAGCGACGAGCGGCTGCCGAAGATCACCAACGACGCGACGCCCATCCACCCGCTGCGGCTCGGCTACGAGATCAACGAGTTCCTGACCGAGAACACGCGTTTCATCGGCGACGGCGGCGACGTGGTCACCTGCGCCGGCGGGATCGTGCAGCCCAAGGGCGAGGGCTTGTGGATGGACCCCGGTCCGCTCGGCACGCTCGGCGTGGGCGTCTCGTTCGCGATGGCCTCGAAGTTCGCCGAGCCGGAGCGCGAAGTGGTCTGCCTGTTCGGCGACGGCACCTTCGGGATGACCGGCTGGGACATCCAGACCGCCAACCGCTTCGATCTGCCGTTCATCGGCATCATCGGCAACAACTCGTTCATGAACCAGATCCGCGCCGGACAGATCATGAAGTACGGCAAGGAGAAGGGCGACGTCGGCAACTACCTGGGCGACGTCGACTTCGAGAAGTTCGCGCAGATGTTCGGCGGCTACGGTGAGGCGGTACGCGATCCCAAGGAGATCGGTCCGGCGCTGCAGCGCGCGCGTGAAGCGGTCAACTCGACGCGCAAGGTGGCGCTGATCAACGTTTGGATCGACCCCAACGAGTTCGCGCCGGGGACGATGAACCAGACGATGTACAAGTAG
- a CDS encoding SUMF1/EgtB/PvdO family nonheme iron enzyme, translated as MDTLAPPLIDREAMASRYRANRRRTAGLFATIAPDAYTDAPIPLRHPFVFYDGHLPAFAYITLVRDALHRPSLDAALETLFNRGIDPRDAALAAQHKRAVWPERAAVEAFGAACDAAVLDAYAHATLEDDDNPNLVRGQAAFNILEHEEMHHETLTYIIHRLERAKQRGPRTAHRDVAPPRRDPIAIPAGRATLGARRDVLPFGWDNEFEETVVDVAAFGIDPYDVTNGDYLAFVDAGGPVPPNWFRRDGAWWLRAVFDDLPLPASWPVYCTQEQADAFARWSGARLMTEPEYHRAAYGTPAGAERPQPWGDAEPDPARHGNFGWRRFDPEPVGSSPGGASAWGVEDLVGNGWEWTSTPFGPLPGFAPMASYPPYSTDFFDGAHLVMKGAAPVTAATLVRRSFRNWFYRDYQFMYATFRRAYG; from the coding sequence GTGGACACGCTCGCGCCCCCTCTGATCGATCGGGAGGCCATGGCGTCCCGCTATCGCGCGAACCGCCGGCGCACCGCCGGTCTGTTCGCGACGATCGCTCCCGACGCATACACCGACGCCCCGATTCCGTTACGCCACCCGTTCGTCTTCTACGACGGACACCTGCCCGCGTTCGCGTACATCACGCTGGTGCGCGACGCGCTGCACCGCCCCTCGCTCGACGCCGCGCTCGAGACGCTCTTCAACCGCGGCATCGACCCGCGCGACGCGGCGCTCGCGGCGCAACACAAGCGGGCCGTCTGGCCGGAGCGCGCGGCGGTCGAAGCGTTCGGCGCGGCCTGCGACGCGGCCGTGCTCGACGCCTACGCGCACGCGACGCTCGAAGACGACGACAATCCGAACCTGGTCCGCGGGCAAGCGGCGTTCAACATCCTCGAGCACGAGGAGATGCACCACGAGACGCTGACGTACATCATTCACCGCCTGGAGCGCGCGAAGCAGCGCGGACCGCGCACCGCGCATCGCGACGTCGCGCCGCCGCGCCGCGACCCGATCGCGATTCCGGCCGGACGCGCAACCCTGGGCGCACGCCGCGACGTGCTGCCGTTCGGCTGGGACAACGAGTTCGAGGAGACCGTCGTCGACGTCGCCGCGTTCGGTATCGACCCCTACGACGTCACCAACGGCGACTATCTGGCCTTCGTCGACGCCGGCGGACCGGTACCCCCGAACTGGTTCCGGCGCGATGGCGCCTGGTGGCTGCGCGCGGTCTTCGACGACCTGCCGCTGCCGGCGTCGTGGCCGGTCTACTGTACGCAGGAGCAGGCCGACGCCTTCGCTCGCTGGAGCGGCGCCCGGCTCATGACCGAACCCGAATACCATCGCGCCGCGTACGGCACGCCCGCGGGCGCCGAGCGGCCGCAGCCGTGGGGCGACGCGGAGCCCGACCCGGCCCGGCACGGGAACTTCGGCTGGCGCCGGTTCGACCCCGAGCCCGTCGGGAGCTCGCCGGGGGGCGCCAGCGCCTGGGGCGTCGAGGACCTGGTCGGCAACGGCTGGGAGTGGACGTCGACCCCGTTCGGCCCGCTACCCGGCTTCGCGCCGATGGCCTCCTACCCGCCCTACTCGACGGACTTCTTCGACGGCGCCCACCTGGTGATGAAGGGCGCCGCGCCGGTCACGGCCGCGACCCTGGTCCGCCGCTCGTTCCGGAACTGGTTCTACCGGGACTATCAGTTCATGTACGCGACGTTTCGGCGGGCGTATGGGTAA
- the frc gene encoding formyl-CoA transferase, with the protein MATNGSPNGASPRKALDGIKVLDMTHVQAGPSCTQILAWLGADVIKVELPGRGDITRGQLRDVPNVDSLYFTMLNGNKRSITLNTKTPDGKAIFTKLIEHCDVLVENFGPGVLDRQGFPWEKIRELNPRMIYASIKGFGPGKFEDFKAYETVAQAMGGSMSTTGWEDGPPTSTGAQIGDSGSGIHMVAAILAALFQRTHSGRGQRVSVAMQDAVLNLVRVKIRDQQRLAHGPLNEYPNKEFGDFVPRSGNASGGGQPGAALRCKPGGPNDYVYVIIQPPVWAPLAKLIGRDELVEHPEYATPEARLKHLDEVFGVIEQWTQTLTKHEVLDQLNSIDVPCGPILSTKDLIEDESLRARGMIAEVEHPERGTYVTVGCPLNLSDTPVEVKRSPLLGEHNEQILKEIGWTGNGVQELQAAGVL; encoded by the coding sequence ATGGCGACCAACGGTTCCCCCAACGGCGCGTCCCCGCGCAAGGCGCTCGACGGCATCAAGGTCCTGGACATGACCCACGTCCAGGCCGGGCCGTCGTGCACGCAGATCCTCGCCTGGCTCGGCGCCGACGTCATCAAGGTCGAGCTGCCGGGCCGCGGCGACATCACCCGCGGCCAGCTGCGCGACGTGCCGAACGTCGACAGCCTGTACTTCACGATGCTCAACGGCAACAAGCGGAGCATCACCCTGAACACCAAGACGCCCGACGGCAAGGCGATCTTCACCAAGCTGATCGAGCACTGCGACGTCCTGGTCGAGAACTTCGGCCCGGGCGTGCTCGACCGGCAGGGCTTTCCCTGGGAGAAGATCCGCGAGCTCAATCCGCGGATGATCTACGCCTCGATCAAAGGCTTCGGTCCCGGCAAGTTCGAGGACTTCAAGGCGTACGAGACCGTCGCGCAGGCGATGGGCGGCTCGATGAGCACGACCGGCTGGGAGGACGGCCCACCGACCTCGACCGGCGCGCAGATCGGCGACTCGGGGAGCGGCATCCACATGGTCGCCGCGATCCTGGCCGCACTCTTCCAGCGCACGCACAGCGGTCGCGGCCAGCGCGTCAGCGTCGCGATGCAGGACGCCGTGCTCAATCTGGTCCGCGTCAAGATACGCGATCAGCAGCGTTTGGCGCACGGGCCGCTCAACGAGTACCCGAACAAAGAGTTCGGCGACTTCGTCCCGCGTTCGGGGAACGCGTCGGGCGGCGGACAACCGGGCGCGGCGCTGCGCTGCAAGCCGGGCGGCCCCAACGACTACGTCTACGTGATCATCCAGCCGCCGGTGTGGGCGCCGCTGGCCAAGCTCATCGGCCGCGACGAGTTGGTCGAACACCCGGAGTACGCCACGCCCGAAGCACGCCTCAAGCACCTCGACGAGGTGTTCGGCGTGATCGAGCAGTGGACGCAAACGCTCACCAAGCACGAAGTGCTGGATCAGCTCAACTCGATCGACGTCCCGTGCGGACCGATCTTGAGCACCAAAGACCTCATCGAAGACGAATCGCTGCGCGCGCGCGGCATGATCGCCGAGGTCGAGCACCCCGAACGCGGGACGTACGTCACCGTCGGCTGTCCGCTCAACCTGTCGGACACTCCGGTCGAGGTGAAGCGTTCACCACTGCTCGGCGAGCACAACGAACAGATCCTCAAAGAAATCGGCTGGACCGGCAACGGCGTCCAGGAACTCCAAGCCGCCGGCGTCCTGTAG
- the oxlT gene encoding oxalate/formate MFS antiporter, whose translation MTDSSPLRNRWLQLALAVLAMICIANLQYGWTLFVKPLTDATQNGGHHWTKAAVQSAFTLFVLFETWIVPFNGWFADRFGPKPMVALAGILVAAGWIVNAHAGSIGGLLTGEALSGIGAGLVYGTMVGVAVKWFPDKRGLAVGLTAAGFGAGAALTVIPIAHMIHDKTAGYQAAFQTFGIAQGVVVLIIAAFLAFPRQEEIVAVTPVNGGALARQRKNSYTPLQMLSSPSFYLLYIMMTMIATGLLFVTAQVAPMAGDYGVAAILPLALVIDNLTNGGSRILFGWISDRIGREATMAIAFTCEALGLLGLIFAAHNPALFIICAAATFLASGEIYSLFPASCTDLFGTKYATTNSGLLYTAKGTASFVVPIASLIYASTGSWSAILGVLVAFNIIVAALALGVLKPMRERAVASEASPSPVLGAAGAAPAR comes from the coding sequence TTGACTGACTCCTCACCCTTGCGCAACCGATGGCTCCAGCTCGCGTTGGCCGTCCTCGCGATGATCTGCATCGCCAACCTTCAGTACGGTTGGACCTTGTTCGTCAAACCGCTGACCGATGCGACCCAGAACGGCGGCCACCATTGGACGAAGGCCGCGGTCCAGTCCGCCTTCACGCTGTTCGTCCTGTTCGAGACCTGGATCGTGCCGTTCAACGGCTGGTTCGCCGACCGTTTCGGCCCCAAGCCGATGGTCGCGCTCGCCGGCATCCTGGTCGCCGCCGGGTGGATCGTCAACGCGCACGCCGGCAGCATCGGCGGGCTGCTGACCGGTGAGGCGCTCAGCGGCATCGGCGCCGGTCTGGTCTACGGCACGATGGTCGGGGTCGCGGTGAAGTGGTTCCCCGACAAGCGCGGCCTCGCGGTCGGCCTGACGGCGGCCGGCTTCGGCGCCGGCGCCGCGCTGACGGTCATTCCGATCGCCCACATGATCCACGACAAGACGGCCGGCTACCAGGCCGCCTTCCAAACCTTCGGCATCGCCCAGGGCGTGGTCGTCCTGATCATCGCCGCGTTCTTGGCCTTCCCGCGCCAAGAAGAGATCGTCGCGGTGACGCCGGTCAACGGCGGCGCGCTCGCGCGGCAACGCAAGAACAGCTACACGCCGCTGCAGATGCTCTCCAGCCCCTCGTTCTACTTGCTCTACATCATGATGACGATGATCGCGACGGGCCTCTTGTTCGTCACCGCGCAGGTCGCGCCGATGGCGGGCGACTACGGCGTCGCGGCGATCCTGCCGCTGGCACTCGTCATCGACAACCTCACCAACGGCGGCAGCCGCATCTTGTTCGGCTGGATATCCGACCGCATCGGGCGTGAAGCGACGATGGCGATCGCGTTCACGTGCGAGGCTCTTGGGTTGCTGGGCCTGATCTTCGCGGCGCACAACCCGGCGCTGTTCATCATCTGCGCCGCCGCGACGTTCCTCGCGTCGGGTGAGATCTACAGCCTGTTCCCCGCCAGCTGCACCGACCTGTTCGGCACGAAGTACGCGACCACGAACTCGGGGCTGCTCTACACCGCGAAGGGAACGGCGTCGTTCGTCGTTCCGATCGCGAGCCTGATCTACGCCTCGACCGGTTCGTGGTCGGCGATCCTGGGCGTGCTGGTCGCGTTCAACATCATCGTCGCCGCGCTCGCCTTGGGCGTCCTCAAGCCGATGCGCGAACGCGCGGTGGCGTCCGAAGCGTCTCCCTCGCCCGTGCTCGGTGCGGCCGGCGCAGCTCCTGCTCGCTAG
- a CDS encoding EAL domain-containing protein, whose amino-acid sequence MSTAAVDGWAWLADAWYDALFAVDAQYRVVAMSTPAAALFGLARDAAVGRLLRELSPRAADLIDPLMARALTDGRASGTGLEPFAPGEAYTIVAIRTPDGSAVGVTVHRAADATWPTDDGFVRAELDLAYAQLRAYTDNGSLAFVRWDAQLRIVEWSERATQLFGWRFEDVFGKTYAELGLVLDEDRAQVEGAARALLDGTSNVSENRNRTRDGRIIDCRWFNSAIRRHDGYHIVSLVEDVSDVLRARAAAQESEERFRSLFDWSPDPMFALTREGIITRANGAAARNHGYDEAQLLGRPIVDLIAPGDERDASEVLRRAADGRAASVELLARGARGTTYPILATMVPIVLRGQIAGVHLVARDLTAIRRAERAVATHTARLRELYVVAAAANATAENQIAATIEAGCRLLNLTCGALYDAEADRCVATVGTPISTAFCRLALATDGALAIEDLRELPKLDEECAMPGSYIGTTIEVGGAPYGSLCFVAPEPRAEPFTESDRDLVQLMGALVASAIERSRARARLKHLAYNDPLTALPNRAWFTERLRDELELARVDGARVAVMFLDLDRFKDINDTLGHALGDRLLRQIGDRLTTVVGGEGLVARMGGDEFIVLVAHDPTTARLDRLAQRIVSAIDQVILLDGYEQYVTTSIGIAVFPTDGDDADTLIKHADVAMYRAKERGRNTHQFFTPALGAGLRTRISQEKSLRRALEREEFVIHYQPQIDLSSGEIVSVEALVRWQHPELGLVMPNDFIPSAEMSGLIVRLGDWVLETACRDVREWETVSPELRLAVNLSGRQFHQGALAAKIGEVLARTGLRADRLEVEITESVAMSDAALSVQILEELGRTGVRVAVDDFGTGYSSLGYLRRFPLDSLKIDQSFVRDVMTEPDDATIVRTVIAMAHSLGLEVCAEGVETEDQLAFLRRERCDRVQGFAIARPMHAGAMTLFLAARGIRRAVG is encoded by the coding sequence GTGAGCACGGCGGCCGTGGACGGGTGGGCTTGGCTGGCCGACGCCTGGTACGACGCGCTCTTCGCCGTCGACGCGCAGTATCGCGTCGTCGCGATGAGCACGCCGGCCGCCGCGCTGTTCGGCCTCGCACGCGACGCCGCGGTCGGGCGGCTGCTGCGCGAGCTCTCGCCGCGCGCCGCCGACCTGATCGACCCGCTGATGGCGCGCGCCTTGACCGACGGCCGCGCCTCCGGCACCGGGCTCGAACCGTTCGCCCCCGGCGAAGCGTACACGATCGTCGCGATTCGCACCCCCGACGGCAGCGCCGTCGGCGTGACGGTGCACCGCGCCGCCGACGCGACCTGGCCCACCGACGACGGCTTCGTGCGCGCCGAGCTCGACCTCGCCTACGCGCAGCTGCGCGCCTACACCGACAACGGGTCGCTGGCGTTCGTGCGCTGGGACGCGCAGCTGCGCATCGTCGAGTGGTCGGAGCGCGCGACCCAGCTGTTCGGTTGGCGCTTCGAGGACGTCTTCGGCAAGACGTACGCCGAGCTGGGCCTGGTCCTCGACGAGGATCGGGCGCAGGTCGAAGGCGCCGCTCGCGCCCTGCTCGACGGCACCTCCAACGTCTCGGAGAACCGCAACCGCACCCGCGACGGCCGCATCATCGACTGCCGCTGGTTCAACTCGGCGATCCGCCGTCACGACGGCTACCACATCGTCTCGCTGGTCGAGGACGTCAGCGACGTGCTGCGGGCGCGCGCCGCGGCGCAGGAGAGCGAAGAGCGCTTTCGCTCGCTGTTCGACTGGAGCCCCGATCCGATGTTCGCGCTCACGCGCGAGGGGATCATCACCCGCGCCAACGGCGCGGCGGCGCGCAACCACGGCTACGACGAAGCGCAGCTGCTGGGGCGGCCGATCGTCGACCTGATCGCCCCCGGCGACGAGCGTGACGCGAGCGAAGTGCTGCGCCGGGCCGCCGACGGGCGCGCGGCCAGCGTCGAGCTGCTGGCCCGCGGGGCGCGCGGCACGACCTATCCGATCCTGGCCACGATGGTGCCGATCGTGCTGCGCGGGCAGATCGCCGGCGTCCACCTGGTCGCGCGCGACCTGACCGCGATCCGGCGCGCCGAGCGCGCCGTCGCGACCCACACGGCGCGCCTGCGCGAGCTGTACGTCGTCGCCGCCGCCGCGAACGCGACCGCCGAGAACCAGATTGCGGCGACCATCGAAGCCGGTTGCCGGCTGCTGAACCTGACCTGCGGCGCGCTCTACGACGCCGAAGCGGACCGCTGCGTGGCCACCGTCGGCACGCCGATCTCGACCGCGTTCTGCCGGTTGGCGCTGGCGACCGACGGCGCGCTGGCGATCGAGGACCTGCGCGAGCTGCCCAAGCTCGACGAAGAGTGCGCGATGCCCGGTTCCTACATCGGCACGACGATCGAAGTCGGCGGTGCGCCGTACGGCTCGCTGTGCTTCGTCGCCCCCGAGCCGCGCGCCGAGCCGTTCACCGAGAGCGACCGCGACCTGGTCCAGCTGATGGGCGCGCTGGTCGCCTCGGCGATCGAGCGCAGTCGCGCGCGGGCGCGCCTCAAGCATCTGGCCTACAACGATCCGCTGACCGCGCTGCCCAACCGCGCGTGGTTCACCGAGCGGCTGCGCGACGAGCTGGAGCTGGCGCGCGTCGACGGCGCGCGGGTCGCGGTCATGTTCCTCGACCTCGACCGGTTCAAGGACATCAACGACACGCTCGGCCACGCGCTCGGCGACCGGCTCTTGCGCCAGATCGGCGACCGTCTCACGACCGTCGTGGGGGGCGAAGGACTGGTCGCGCGGATGGGCGGCGACGAGTTCATCGTGCTGGTCGCGCACGACCCGACGACGGCGCGGCTGGACCGACTCGCGCAGCGCATCGTCTCCGCCATCGACCAAGTGATCTTGCTCGACGGGTACGAGCAATACGTCACGACGTCGATCGGGATCGCGGTCTTCCCGACCGACGGCGACGACGCCGACACGCTCATCAAGCACGCCGACGTCGCGATGTATCGCGCCAAAGAACGCGGCCGCAACACGCACCAGTTCTTCACGCCGGCGCTGGGCGCGGGCTTGCGCACCCGCATCTCGCAGGAGAAATCGCTGCGCCGCGCGCTCGAGCGCGAAGAGTTCGTCATCCACTATCAGCCGCAGATCGATCTGTCCAGCGGCGAGATCGTCTCGGTCGAGGCGCTGGTGCGCTGGCAGCACCCCGAGCTGGGCTTGGTGATGCCCAACGACTTCATCCCCAGTGCCGAGATGAGCGGCCTGATCGTGCGGCTCGGCGACTGGGTGCTGGAGACGGCCTGCCGCGACGTCCGCGAATGGGAGACGGTCTCGCCGGAGCTGCGGCTGGCCGTCAACCTGTCGGGGCGGCAGTTCCACCAAGGCGCGCTGGCGGCGAAGATCGGCGAGGTGCTCGCGCGGACCGGTCTGCGCGCCGACCGGCTGGAGGTCGAGATCACCGAGTCGGTCGCGATGAGCGACGCCGCGCTGTCGGTCCAGATCCTCGAAGAGCTCGGCCGGACCGGCGTGCGCGTCGCCGTCGACGACTTCGGCACGGGCTATTCCTCGCTGGGGTATCTGCGCCGCTTCCCGCTCGACTCGCTCAAGATCGACCAATCGTTCGTGCGCGACGTGATGACGGAGCCCGACGACGCGACCATCGTGCGTACGGTGATCGCGATGGCCCATAGCCTCGGGCTCGAGGTCTGCGCCGAAGGGGTGGAGACCGAGGACCAGCTGGCCTTCCTGCGCCGCGAGCGCTGCGACCGGGTTCAGGGCTTCGCGATCGCGCGGCCGATGCACGCCGGGGCGATGACCCTGTTCCTGGCCGCCCGCGGGATTCGGCGCGCAGTCGGGTAA